Proteins encoded within one genomic window of Deltaproteobacteria bacterium:
- a CDS encoding GntR family transcriptional regulator, whose translation MNKMLGAVRNKTSDPTPIYYKLQQELKQLIESGQWAPGDHIPPSRKIAETYGVSMGTVLKAISNLVNEKYLYSIQGKGTFVATTNIKQESLRYIRLRRDFRGDDLGFKIKLINFKVMSGFQPVSRFLKSRVTENLYTLKRVFITSIGPIVYNTSYLPCKMFKDFEDLARSRFERETLYQSIEQAYGLPTLYNHELIGVTLADKEIAEVLGLELGQPVLTIEMLSFTYKDQPYEYRISYCLTDNRKLYREIT comes from the coding sequence ATGAATAAAATGCTGGGAGCCGTGAGAAATAAAACTTCCGATCCAACTCCAATATACTACAAGCTTCAACAGGAGCTTAAACAGCTCATTGAAAGCGGCCAGTGGGCGCCGGGAGACCACATTCCCCCTTCCCGGAAGATTGCCGAAACCTACGGCGTGAGCATGGGCACGGTCCTAAAGGCGATATCAAACCTGGTCAACGAGAAATATCTTTACTCTATTCAAGGTAAAGGAACTTTTGTAGCCACCACTAACATCAAGCAGGAAAGCCTGCGTTATATACGATTGCGCAGAGATTTTCGCGGCGATGACCTTGGTTTCAAGATTAAACTGATCAATTTTAAAGTCATGAGTGGATTTCAACCGGTCAGCCGTTTCCTTAAAAGCAGGGTCACTGAAAATCTTTATACGCTCAAACGAGTTTTCATCACTTCCATTGGCCCGATCGTCTACAACACTTCTTACCTACCCTGTAAAATGTTTAAGGATTTTGAAGATCTGGCGAGAAGCCGGTTTGAAAGGGAAACACTGTATCAGTCCATTGAACAGGCTTATGGCCTGCCCACACTCTATAACCATGAATTGATCGGAGTAACTTTAGCGGATAAGGAAATTGCTGAAGTGTTAGGCCTTGAACTAGGACAACCTGTTCTAACGATTGAAATGCTTTCCTTCACTTATAAAGATCAGCCTTACGAATACAGGATCAGCTATTGTCTGACCGATAACCGAAAGCTTTACAGGGAAATAACATAG
- a CDS encoding LysM peptidoglycan-binding domain-containing protein, producing the protein MRYLLVSVLVLIFLSSCATLDRTSEPIIHKTLPEEEQAVVVIEEPAKEPEIQALPELTLEVEEKLEDMVSAELRALEGGKEPVTFDVPVTINKDVQTWITYFLGRGQKHFVRALGRSTRYLPLMKRIFREEGLPEDLVYLSLIESHFMVSAYSRAHAAGLWQFISPTARRYGLKINGWVDERRHPEKSTRAATAYLSDLHEMFGSWYLAAAAYNAGENKIKKSLKRYKAETFWEIAKKGHLRRETRNYVPKFLAAVLLAKDPERYGLTEVEYEPPLEFDEVQVSHPVDLGVIARLCGCSLKTIRSLNPEIRAWYTPLNEKNYKLWVPKGTGDRFRTAYARLNPNQRLVSTKHKVVRGETLGSIARLYGLSIKNLRNFNKLRSDRIYAGSMLRIPAKAAAYRAGLKKRQKRPASQTKHRSAKGPHIIYQVKPGDNPWQIARRFNLDWRDIAAWNDIKNVRRLMPGQELVLYLAEPGVRLASAAKIQKKPQPAAASATLRIPDKTSTPFQAGEEKAISYTVRSGDTLWAIARRFNIAPKQIRAWNNIKTNLIRPGDVLTLKTEQM; encoded by the coding sequence ATGCGCTATTTGTTGGTATCTGTGCTTGTTCTCATCTTTCTGAGTTCCTGCGCCACGCTGGATAGGACCTCCGAACCGATCATTCATAAAACCCTTCCTGAAGAAGAACAAGCTGTCGTTGTCATCGAGGAACCTGCCAAAGAACCCGAAATCCAGGCCCTGCCTGAATTAACCCTTGAGGTCGAAGAAAAACTTGAGGATATGGTTTCCGCCGAGCTTCGCGCTTTAGAGGGCGGAAAAGAACCGGTCACGTTCGATGTTCCGGTGACCATAAATAAGGATGTTCAGACCTGGATCACCTATTTTCTAGGTCGAGGACAAAAGCATTTTGTTCGGGCTCTGGGTCGTTCGACTCGCTATCTTCCACTGATGAAGCGGATTTTTCGAGAGGAAGGCCTGCCTGAGGATCTGGTCTATCTATCTTTGATAGAAAGTCACTTTATGGTCAGCGCCTATTCCAGGGCCCACGCGGCAGGTCTTTGGCAGTTCATCTCGCCTACGGCCAGGCGCTATGGCCTCAAGATAAACGGCTGGGTTGACGAAAGGCGTCATCCTGAAAAATCAACCCGAGCCGCCACGGCCTATCTTTCCGATCTGCATGAGATGTTCGGATCATGGTATCTTGCCGCGGCCGCCTACAATGCAGGTGAGAACAAGATTAAGAAAAGCCTTAAGAGATATAAGGCTGAAACATTCTGGGAGATTGCGAAAAAAGGCCACCTGCGCCGCGAAACCAGAAATTATGTTCCCAAGTTCTTGGCAGCCGTTTTGCTGGCTAAGGACCCGGAGCGTTATGGCTTGACCGAGGTGGAATATGAGCCGCCTCTTGAATTTGATGAGGTCCAGGTCTCACACCCGGTTGACCTGGGGGTGATTGCCCGCCTTTGTGGTTGTTCTCTGAAAACCATCCGCAGCCTCAACCCTGAGATCAGGGCATGGTATACACCTTTAAACGAAAAAAATTACAAGCTCTGGGTGCCGAAGGGAACTGGGGACCGATTTCGAACTGCCTATGCCAGGCTCAACCCGAATCAACGGCTGGTGAGTACCAAACACAAGGTGGTTAGGGGTGAGACCCTTGGATCCATCGCCCGTCTCTATGGTCTTTCGATTAAGAATCTCAGGAATTTTAATAAGCTGCGTTCCGATCGGATCTATGCTGGCTCGATGCTCAGGATCCCGGCCAAGGCGGCCGCTTACCGGGCTGGCCTTAAAAAACGTCAGAAAAGACCGGCAAGTCAAACAAAACATCGGTCGGCCAAAGGCCCGCATATCATCTATCAGGTGAAACCCGGCGATAACCCCTGGCAGATTGCCCGGCGCTTTAATCTTGACTGGAGAGACATTGCCGCTTGGAACGACATCAAAAACGTGAGGCGGCTGATGCCAGGACAGGAGCTGGTGCTGTATCTGGCCGAACCGGGAGTCAGGTTGGCCTCGGCAGCTAAAATCCAAAAGAAACCTCAACCTGCAGCAGCCTCAGCAACCCTTAGGATACCTGATAAAACATCCACACCTTTCCAGGCTGGTGAGGAGAAGGCTATTTCTTATACGGTTCGTTCTGGCGACACACTATGGGCCATTGCTCGGCGTTTTAATATTGCACCGAAACAGATCAGGGCCTGGAACAATATCAAGACCAACCTCATTCGACCCGGCGATGTGCTGACTTTAAAGACAGAGCAAATGTAA
- the secG gene encoding preprotein translocase subunit SecG produces MAFFIILLHIAVCLALIMIVLLQTGKGADIGAAFGGGASQTIFGSQGAGSFLTKLTAVAAIIFMLTSLGLNLLSSHRLGSSVMESVKEPVAQEEPAETSTPIERGEPIKTR; encoded by the coding sequence ATGGCTTTTTTCATAATTTTACTGCATATTGCGGTCTGCTTGGCTCTCATTATGATCGTGCTGCTCCAAACAGGTAAGGGAGCTGACATCGGAGCTGCCTTTGGCGGTGGAGCAAGTCAGACCATATTCGGGAGCCAGGGCGCTGGAAGTTTTTTAACCAAGCTGACGGCTGTGGCGGCAATCATCTTCATGTTGACCTCACTGGGGCTGAATCTCCTGTCGAGCCATCGCCTCGGTAGTTCAGTGATGGAAAGTGTCAAGGAGCCTGTTGCTCAGGAAGAGCCTGCTGAAACGAGCACCCCGATCGAGCGCGGAGAACCGATCAAAACGCGGTAA
- a CDS encoding triose-phosphate isomerase: MSEVFSNRRPLIAGNWKMYKTGAEAAAFIEHLKTLLPSDLEVDVAVAPSFAALESALRAAAGSSIMIAAQNVFWEEEGAYTGEVSVPMLKGLGIKLVIIGHSERRQYFGETDETVNQRVRTAMTHGLTPIVCIGETLEQREANQTREILKNQVNKGLAGLDIEAAQRLIIAYEPVWAIGSGRTATPEIAQEAHTVIRGMLEKVFDKDLANSIRILYGGSVKPENATELLIQPDIDGALVGGASLKPDIFFEIINFKGA, from the coding sequence ATGAGCGAGGTGTTTTCAAATCGCCGGCCCCTGATTGCAGGCAATTGGAAGATGTATAAGACCGGAGCCGAGGCAGCGGCTTTCATCGAGCATCTCAAGACCCTGCTGCCTTCTGATCTCGAAGTGGACGTGGCGGTGGCCCCTTCATTTGCGGCCCTGGAATCCGCGCTTCGGGCCGCGGCTGGTTCATCCATCATGATTGCGGCCCAGAACGTTTTCTGGGAAGAGGAAGGCGCTTACACCGGTGAGGTCTCAGTCCCGATGCTTAAGGGCCTTGGGATCAAATTGGTCATCATTGGCCACTCGGAACGACGGCAGTACTTCGGCGAGACCGATGAAACCGTGAACCAACGGGTAAGGACCGCCATGACCCACGGACTGACGCCAATCGTTTGCATCGGTGAAACCTTGGAGCAAAGGGAAGCCAACCAGACCCGCGAGATCCTCAAGAATCAGGTAAATAAAGGGTTAGCCGGGCTGGATATCGAGGCAGCCCAGAGACTGATCATCGCTTATGAGCCGGTCTGGGCCATTGGCAGCGGGCGAACCGCCACACCGGAAATAGCTCAAGAAGCTCACACAGTTATCCGTGGTATGCTTGAGAAAGTCTTTGATAAAGACCTTGCAAATTCCATTCGGATTCTGTATGGTGGTTCTGTCAAACCGGAAAATGCAACGGAGCTCTTAATCCAGCCGGACATTGACGGGGCTTTAGTTGGAGGCGCCAGCTTAAAGCCGGATATTTTCTTTGAGATCATCAATTTCAAGGGAGCGTGA
- the hisH gene encoding imidazole glycerol phosphate synthase subunit HisH, whose protein sequence is MIAIVDYKAGNLPSVEKAVRFLGFDCQITRDPAQIEAAERVIFPGVGAAGAAMADLKRTGLDLVLKTVVNKGTPLLGICLGTQIIFDFSEEDGGTDCLGLVPGKVNRFPSDMSENGQRLKVPHMGWNRIRFVQDHPVFSGLDPDHEFYFVHVYYPAPAEESLVVGLTDYGLNFASVVARGSLAAVQFHLEKSGRPGLKILKNFCKWNGKDA, encoded by the coding sequence ATGATCGCCATCGTTGATTATAAGGCCGGGAATCTGCCTAGCGTGGAGAAGGCGGTGCGGTTCCTTGGCTTTGACTGCCAGATCACCCGCGACCCTGCCCAGATAGAAGCTGCCGAGCGGGTCATCTTCCCTGGCGTGGGCGCTGCCGGTGCGGCCATGGCTGATCTCAAGCGCACGGGGCTCGATCTAGTCCTGAAAACCGTGGTTAATAAAGGCACACCGCTTCTGGGTATTTGTTTGGGAACGCAGATCATCTTTGACTTCAGCGAGGAGGACGGCGGGACCGACTGCCTGGGCCTGGTACCTGGCAAGGTCAATCGTTTTCCTTCGGATATGTCTGAGAACGGCCAGCGGCTCAAGGTCCCTCACATGGGCTGGAACCGGATCAGGTTTGTGCAGGATCACCCGGTCTTCTCGGGCTTAGACCCTGATCATGAGTTTTATTTTGTGCACGTTTACTACCCGGCCCCGGCAGAGGAATCCCTTGTCGTGGGGTTGACCGATTATGGGTTGAACTTTGCCTCGGTCGTCGCCCGGGGGAGCCTGGCGGCGGTGCAGTTTCACCTTGAAAAGAGCGGGCGACCGGGCCTGAAGATCTTGAAAAATTTTTGTAAATGGAATGGAAAAGATGCTTAG
- the hisF gene encoding imidazole glycerol phosphate synthase subunit HisF: protein MLSRRIIPCLDVRNGKLTKGIKFKGNVDIGNPVEMARLYYEAGADELVFYDITASSDRRDILIDVVRRTAEEIFIPFSVGGGIRTMEDMRRVLLAGAEKVSINSAAVKNPGLIRQGAEAFGSQCIVLGMDVLKVEKTEQISCGYEIVIHGGRKRTGMDALWWAHEAERRGAGEICLNSIDADGTKDGYEMTLTRLISTNVNIPVIASGGAGSPEHLRAVLIEAQADAALIASITHYGEYTIKQIKDYLDDHGVKVRKVW from the coding sequence ATGCTTAGCCGCAGGATCATACCCTGCCTGGACGTCCGGAACGGTAAGCTGACCAAAGGCATCAAGTTCAAAGGCAACGTGGATATCGGGAACCCGGTTGAAATGGCGCGTCTTTATTACGAGGCCGGCGCGGACGAGCTTGTCTTTTATGACATTACCGCGTCTTCGGATCGCCGCGACATCCTGATTGACGTGGTTCGCCGGACCGCGGAAGAGATCTTTATCCCATTTTCCGTAGGCGGCGGCATCCGCACCATGGAAGACATGCGCCGCGTTCTGCTTGCTGGAGCGGAAAAGGTCAGCATTAATTCCGCGGCCGTTAAAAACCCTGGGCTGATCAGACAGGGGGCCGAAGCCTTTGGAAGTCAATGTATCGTCCTGGGGATGGACGTGTTAAAGGTTGAAAAGACTGAACAAATCTCTTGCGGCTATGAGATTGTCATTCACGGCGGCCGGAAACGGACTGGCATGGATGCCTTGTGGTGGGCTCATGAAGCAGAGCGGCGCGGCGCAGGCGAGATTTGCCTGAACTCTATTGACGCGGACGGAACCAAAGACGGGTATGAAATGACCCTGACCCGGCTGATTTCCACGAACGTGAATATCCCGGTCATCGCCTCGGGTGGGGCGGGCAGTCCGGAGCATCTCCGCGCCGTGCTGATCGAGGCTCAGGCTGACGCCGCCCTGATCGCCTCAATAACCCATTATGGGGAATACACCATCAAACAGATCAAGGATTACCTTGACGACCACGGCGTAAAAGTACGCAAGGTCTGGTAG
- a CDS encoding DUF2333 family protein — MKLWREKKDNASKMETGERRLGRISAGRRWILIILGIFGLLVVICVVIMIANYRFPSFFEVQADQEAVGLASTRTIITLSEKMTKRWLPNDKFYPTIFLDNPQNFQLGLLESVRYTTRVFRDKLTRLRTTDKIDPDMEKAFIYYSNDPFKWIMPSAESKFRAGEKSLRDFEARLLAREAYFYPRADNLNEILNQYASLLGGVNTRLSNAPRRKDRVLSAETAGDEFTKGEKRVHIKVPRTKIDDNFYFARGVAYGIRHMMIAIKYDFKNILEVKNAEELLDRVIELLNEAQFEPLVVLNGSRGSIFANHSLQLMSLLEDARQKMRSLQDMIRE; from the coding sequence ATGAAATTATGGAGAGAGAAAAAGGACAATGCCTCGAAAATGGAGACTGGAGAGCGACGTCTAGGTCGAATTTCGGCCGGCCGCAGATGGATCCTGATTATACTCGGCATCTTCGGTCTTCTGGTCGTGATATGCGTTGTCATAATGATCGCCAACTACAGGTTTCCGTCGTTTTTCGAGGTTCAGGCCGACCAGGAGGCTGTCGGGCTGGCGTCTACCAGGACCATCATCACCTTGTCAGAGAAGATGACCAAACGCTGGCTGCCAAATGACAAATTTTATCCAACTATCTTTCTGGATAATCCGCAGAATTTTCAGCTAGGTCTCCTTGAGTCTGTCCGATACACCACCCGTGTTTTTCGAGACAAGCTGACCAGGTTGAGGACCACGGACAAGATTGACCCGGACATGGAGAAAGCATTTATCTATTATTCCAACGATCCCTTTAAGTGGATTATGCCTTCGGCTGAGAGTAAGTTCAGGGCTGGAGAAAAGAGTCTTAGGGATTTTGAGGCTCGGCTGCTTGCCCGTGAAGCCTACTTCTATCCGCGGGCGGATAATCTGAATGAAATCCTGAATCAGTATGCCTCCTTATTGGGCGGGGTCAACACCCGTCTTTCCAACGCGCCTCGGAGAAAGGACAGGGTTCTTTCAGCAGAGACGGCTGGAGACGAATTCACTAAAGGGGAAAAGCGTGTCCATATCAAGGTGCCCAGGACCAAGATTGATGACAATTTCTATTTTGCCAGGGGGGTGGCCTATGGCATCAGGCACATGATGATCGCCATAAAATATGACTTTAAGAATATCCTTGAAGTTAAAAACGCCGAAGAACTCCTGGATCGGGTTATTGAGCTGCTCAATGAAGCGCAGTTCGAACCCCTGGTTGTCCTCAACGGCTCCCGGGGGTCTATTTTCGCCAACCATTCGCTTCAGTTGATGTCCCTCCTGGAAGACGCGCGCCAGAAGATGCGCAGCCTCCAGGACATGATTCGCGAGTAA
- a CDS encoding ABC-F family ATP-binding cassette domain-containing protein, whose product MTLVTLQDIDKFYGRQDVLKQAGLQIRAGERVGLIGPNGAGKTTLLRIILGRIAPDGGQVHKAKRLRLDYLPQDVLTFSGKTVLQLVMDTAEEARAVEAELQDLALELKALADKDPSNKEALVELTNRQSRLLDLFEILGGYQLEAQAGKILKGLGFAEADFDRPVEEFSGGWVMRAALARLLLAEPDLLLLDEPTNHLDLDSLLWLESYLKACPSALLLISHDRTFLNNLVHRIVEIDRAEVISYPGNYDQYLKEKEKRLAAQAAAYTHQLERIKQVERFIDRSRVRKSSARQVQSRIKALEKMERIEAPSPKSRKINFSFSLAPRSPKTLVELVGVTKSYGRQTVYRDLDFIVQREDRIAILGANGAGKTTLMRLLAGVTDCQAGTRKLGPGVVPAYFAQHQLEELDENLTVLEELSVAAPDQTVGRLRTMLGSFLFRGDDVLKKVAVLSGGEKTRLILAKIMLSSPNLLLLDEPSNHLDIPGQVMLEQALMQYQGSLALISHDRKLINSVANKTAIVCKGRVEVYLGNFDENEARLDKTLTAEEKKKAQPVKSVTRAEREVRKRAEAEARQRLYRLKTPLLEEMNQLEKRLDELGNRLDEISAQLAIPETYQDQERSRVLLQEYTRLKTESEGLMKNWEAVALKLEELEERLDETDELR is encoded by the coding sequence ATGACCTTAGTCACGCTCCAGGACATTGACAAATTCTATGGCCGCCAGGATGTTCTCAAGCAGGCCGGCCTGCAAATCAGGGCGGGTGAACGTGTGGGCCTGATTGGACCCAACGGCGCGGGTAAGACGACTCTCCTCAGAATCATCCTTGGCCGCATAGCTCCGGACGGCGGTCAGGTGCATAAGGCCAAGAGACTGCGTCTGGATTACCTGCCGCAGGATGTCCTGACCTTTTCTGGCAAGACCGTGCTTCAGCTCGTGATGGACACGGCTGAGGAGGCCCGGGCCGTTGAAGCTGAACTGCAAGACCTGGCCCTGGAACTGAAGGCGCTGGCTGACAAGGATCCATCGAACAAGGAAGCCCTGGTTGAGCTGACCAATCGGCAGAGCCGTCTTCTCGATCTCTTCGAGATTTTGGGCGGCTATCAGTTAGAGGCTCAGGCAGGCAAGATCCTCAAAGGTTTGGGGTTTGCTGAAGCTGATTTTGACCGGCCGGTCGAGGAATTCTCCGGCGGGTGGGTCATGCGAGCGGCTTTAGCCCGGCTGCTTCTGGCTGAACCCGACCTGCTTCTCCTGGACGAGCCGACCAATCACCTGGACTTGGACTCCCTCCTCTGGCTTGAAAGTTACCTCAAGGCCTGCCCTTCAGCCCTGCTCCTTATTTCTCATGACCGAACGTTCCTCAATAACCTGGTCCATCGCATCGTGGAAATTGACCGGGCCGAGGTTATCAGCTACCCAGGTAATTACGATCAATACCTTAAGGAAAAGGAAAAACGCCTGGCCGCTCAGGCCGCGGCCTATACCCATCAGCTGGAACGGATAAAACAGGTCGAACGCTTCATTGACCGAAGCCGTGTCCGAAAAAGCTCGGCCCGACAGGTTCAGAGCCGCATCAAAGCCCTGGAAAAAATGGAGCGGATCGAGGCTCCTTCGCCAAAAAGCAGAAAGATCAATTTTTCCTTTTCCCTGGCGCCGCGTTCTCCAAAAACGCTGGTCGAGCTGGTCGGCGTGACCAAGTCATACGGACGTCAGACAGTTTATCGTGATCTGGACTTCATCGTCCAGCGCGAGGACCGGATCGCTATTCTTGGCGCCAATGGCGCGGGCAAGACCACCTTGATGCGCCTCCTGGCCGGAGTGACGGATTGCCAGGCAGGGACCAGAAAACTAGGACCAGGCGTGGTTCCGGCTTATTTTGCTCAGCATCAGCTTGAAGAACTAGATGAGAACCTGACCGTGCTGGAAGAACTATCTGTGGCCGCTCCTGATCAAACCGTCGGAAGACTCCGGACCATGCTGGGCAGCTTCCTCTTTCGCGGAGACGACGTCCTTAAAAAGGTGGCTGTACTATCAGGCGGGGAAAAAACACGCCTCATCCTGGCCAAGATCATGCTCAGCAGCCCTAACCTCCTCCTTCTAGATGAACCATCCAATCACCTGGACATCCCAGGGCAGGTGATGCTCGAACAGGCCCTGATGCAGTATCAAGGCAGTCTGGCCCTGATCAGCCACGACCGAAAGCTCATCAACTCCGTGGCCAATAAAACCGCTATCGTCTGCAAAGGCAGGGTCGAAGTTTATCTCGGAAACTTCGATGAGAATGAGGCCCGTCTGGACAAGACACTCACGGCCGAGGAGAAGAAAAAAGCACAACCTGTCAAGAGTGTGACCCGGGCCGAAAGGGAGGTACGTAAAAGGGCTGAGGCCGAAGCCCGGCAGCGTTTATATCGGTTAAAAACACCACTCCTTGAGGAGATGAATCAGCTCGAAAAACGTTTGGACGAGCTCGGGAATCGTCTGGATGAAATTTCCGCTCAGCTGGCCATCCCAGAAACTTACCAGGATCAAGAACGATCCAGGGTCCTTCTTCAGGAGTACACCCGCCTGAAAACTGAAAGCGAGGGTCTCATGAAAAACTGGGAAGCTGTTGCCTTGAAGCTGGAGGAGCTAGAAGAGCGCCTGGACGAGACTGATGAGTTGAGATAA
- a CDS encoding (Fe-S)-binding protein yields the protein MAEPIVLSEQKGEFKQRIQPLLPEGGNLDLCFTCGTCASGCPASGLADMDPRKFLRMVLLGMDEEVLTTPWVWMCTGCQRCIAACPMKIDIPQLVYQARASWPRDKRPTGILKSCDLSATRDTCSAMGASEEDWRFVVEDVAEEVREEQPGFEHLQAPMDKKGAYFFLNQNSREPVTEPDEMVPLWKIMDAVGADWTYGSKGWAAENYCMFLADDEAWEHILRVKVKAMEDLGCKVWLNTEUGHEFFAVRSGLKKFNIPYNFEIRSIIEFYAQWIREGKLKVNSDWNKDLKIKFTVQDPCQLVRKSLGDPVADDLRFVIKTVVGEENFIDMTPNKSNNYCCGGGGGTLQSIYPEERRAYGRVKLDQILATGADYCIAPCHNCHSQIHDLQEYYEDAKHHTVHLWTIICLAMGILGENERTYLAPDLAEFGLES from the coding sequence ATGGCAGAACCCATTGTTTTATCTGAACAGAAAGGGGAGTTTAAGCAGAGAATCCAGCCTCTTCTGCCAGAGGGAGGGAACCTGGACCTCTGTTTTACATGCGGCACGTGCGCCAGCGGCTGCCCGGCTTCGGGTCTGGCCGACATGGATCCCAGAAAATTCTTGAGAATGGTCCTGCTGGGCATGGACGAGGAGGTTCTCACCACCCCCTGGGTCTGGATGTGCACCGGGTGTCAGAGATGTATTGCGGCCTGCCCCATGAAGATAGACATTCCCCAGCTAGTTTATCAAGCGCGAGCGAGCTGGCCGCGCGATAAGCGCCCCACAGGCATTCTCAAGTCATGCGATCTATCCGCTACCAGAGATACTTGCAGTGCTATGGGGGCGTCCGAAGAAGACTGGAGATTTGTGGTCGAGGACGTGGCGGAAGAGGTGAGAGAAGAACAACCAGGATTCGAGCATCTTCAGGCGCCTATGGATAAGAAAGGGGCCTACTTCTTCCTTAACCAGAATTCCCGCGAACCGGTGACCGAGCCGGACGAGATGGTCCCGCTCTGGAAAATAATGGATGCTGTTGGGGCAGATTGGACTTATGGTTCGAAAGGCTGGGCCGCGGAAAATTACTGTATGTTTCTCGCGGACGACGAGGCCTGGGAACACATTTTACGGGTCAAAGTCAAAGCGATGGAGGATTTGGGCTGTAAGGTCTGGCTCAACACTGAGTGAGGCCACGAATTCTTCGCAGTCCGGTCCGGACTGAAAAAATTCAACATCCCTTACAATTTCGAAATCAGAAGCATCATCGAATTTTACGCGCAATGGATCAGGGAGGGTAAGCTCAAGGTCAACTCCGACTGGAACAAGGACCTGAAGATCAAGTTTACGGTTCAAGACCCCTGCCAGCTCGTCAGGAAGTCGCTGGGCGATCCGGTGGCTGATGACCTGCGGTTTGTAATTAAGACAGTGGTTGGTGAAGAGAACTTCATTGATATGACCCCGAATAAATCGAACAACTACTGCTGCGGCGGCGGCGGCGGCACGCTGCAAAGTATTTATCCTGAGGAGCGTCGGGCCTATGGCAGGGTAAAGCTGGATCAAATTTTAGCTACGGGCGCAGATTACTGCATTGCCCCTTGCCATAACTGCCATTCTCAAATCCACGATCTGCAAGAATACTATGAAGACGCTAAACACCATACGGTTCATTTGTGGACAATCATCTGCCTGGCCATGGGCATACTTGGTGAAAACGAACGAACATACCTTGCTCCCGATCTGGCAGAGTTTGGATTAGAGTCATGA